In one window of Sphingomonas sp. BGYR3 DNA:
- the alr gene encoding alanine racemase, translating into MTIEPPPPPLRLILDSDALAANWRALAARHPAAACGAAVKADGYGLGAREVVRRLTAAGCRDFFVATWAEALAIADLAPSVAVLHGVRSADMAVAAAAPAHLRPVLNSAEQVARWRQGGGGRPCDLMVDTGMNRLGVAAGDAAALAEGLALDTLMSHLACADEVHPLNQRQLDAMTGLRSAVAARRYSLANSAGIFLGPDYGFDLTRPGLSLYGGIPGEQAAAVIRPVARLEAEVLQIRRIGAGESVGYNATFTAPAPMRLATLNIGYADGYGRGFSGVGAAVGPDGRRLAVLGRVSMDLLIVDVTDAGDVGEGDWLAVEYDLVSAAAASGRSQYELLTGLGQRMARHWR; encoded by the coding sequence ATGACCATCGAACCGCCCCCGCCGCCGCTGCGCCTGATCCTGGACAGCGATGCCCTGGCCGCCAACTGGCGGGCCCTGGCGGCGCGGCATCCGGCTGCGGCCTGCGGCGCAGCGGTCAAGGCGGACGGCTATGGCCTCGGCGCGCGCGAGGTGGTGCGCCGCCTGACCGCTGCCGGATGCCGCGATTTCTTTGTCGCCACCTGGGCCGAGGCGCTGGCGATCGCCGACCTGGCCCCCTCGGTCGCGGTGCTGCACGGGGTCCGGTCGGCGGACATGGCAGTGGCTGCAGCGGCTCCTGCCCATCTGCGGCCCGTGCTGAACAGCGCCGAACAGGTCGCCCGTTGGCGGCAGGGCGGCGGGGGCCGGCCATGCGACCTGATGGTCGATACCGGTATGAACCGGCTGGGCGTGGCGGCGGGCGATGCGGCCGCGCTGGCCGAGGGGCTGGCGCTGGACACGCTGATGAGCCACCTGGCCTGTGCCGACGAGGTGCATCCGCTGAACCAGCGTCAGCTGGATGCGATGACCGGGTTGCGCAGCGCGGTGGCGGCCCGCCGCTACAGCCTGGCGAACAGCGCGGGCATCTTCCTTGGCCCCGACTATGGCTTCGATCTGACGCGGCCCGGCCTGTCGCTGTATGGCGGCATACCGGGCGAGCAGGCGGCGGCGGTCATCCGCCCCGTCGCCCGGCTGGAGGCAGAGGTGCTGCAGATCCGCCGGATCGGGGCGGGGGAAAGCGTCGGGTACAACGCCACCTTTACCGCGCCCGCGCCGATGCGTCTGGCGACGCTGAACATCGGCTATGCCGATGGCTATGGCCGCGGCTTTTCCGGCGTCGGAGCGGCGGTTGGGCCTGACGGACGGCGGCTGGCGGTGCTGGGCCGGGTGTCGATGGACCTGTTGATCGTCGATGTCACCGATGCCGGCGACGTGGGCGAGGGCGACTGGCTGGCGGTCGAGTACGACTTGGTCAGCGCGGCGGCGGCATCGGGCCGGTCGCAATATGAGCTGCTGACCGGGCTGGGTCAGCGCATGGCGCGCCACTGGCGCTGA
- a CDS encoding MFS transporter, with product MADTVTSDDMTPREPSAKEIRTVITASSLGTAFEWYDFFIYGTLAASGIIGRTFFPGGNEVLQTLLAWAGFAVGFGFRPLGAVLFGFLGDKLGRKYTFLVTITLMGIATAGVGLVPSYAAIGVAAPVIIILLRIAQGLALGGEYGGAAIYVAEHSPPGKSGYHTSFIQASVAGGFILSLIVVLGFKSSMSAEVWNDWGWRAPFLFSLLLLAISLWMRVKLSESPVFKAMKAAGQTAKNPFIESFTYPGNWKRLFVALFGIAAGLTVIWYTAMFSVLSFLQGPMRVDETTAQLIVGAGALCGLFWFIFFGRLSDRVGRKAPIVTGYAATLILLFPIFWTIGHAANPGLAYAADRAPVVVTGPACGFDPFAATQKDACGRILDHLSKRGVSYTTVRAPAVTMAVGGIPVGSLEPAAIDAALEHAGYRLDRVVPSPRNIGIILIAILALSMLAGATFGPVAALLSEMFPPRIRYSSMSIPYHIGTGYFGGFLPFISAYMVARSGNPYAGLWYTIAVVAMALLVSLWGLKSGRPEPLKD from the coding sequence ATGGCCGATACCGTCACCAGTGACGACATGACACCGCGTGAGCCGAGCGCGAAGGAGATCCGCACGGTCATCACCGCGTCCTCGCTGGGCACCGCGTTCGAATGGTATGACTTCTTCATCTATGGCACGCTGGCCGCGTCCGGCATCATCGGCCGCACCTTTTTCCCCGGCGGGAACGAGGTGCTGCAGACGCTGCTCGCCTGGGCCGGATTTGCCGTCGGGTTCGGGTTCCGGCCGCTGGGCGCGGTCCTGTTCGGATTTCTGGGCGACAAGCTGGGCCGCAAATACACGTTTCTGGTGACGATCACGCTGATGGGCATTGCCACGGCGGGCGTCGGGCTGGTCCCCAGCTATGCCGCGATCGGGGTTGCTGCGCCGGTCATCATCATCCTGTTGCGCATCGCACAGGGGCTGGCGCTGGGCGGGGAATATGGCGGGGCCGCCATCTATGTCGCCGAACATTCGCCGCCGGGCAAAAGCGGCTATCACACCAGCTTCATTCAGGCATCGGTGGCGGGCGGTTTCATCCTGAGCCTTATTGTCGTGCTGGGGTTCAAATCGTCGATGAGCGCCGAGGTGTGGAATGACTGGGGCTGGCGCGCGCCGTTCCTGTTTTCGCTGCTGCTGCTGGCGATTTCGCTGTGGATGCGGGTGAAGCTGTCGGAAAGCCCGGTGTTCAAGGCGATGAAGGCGGCGGGCCAGACGGCAAAGAACCCGTTCATCGAAAGCTTTACCTATCCCGGCAACTGGAAGCGGCTGTTCGTCGCGCTGTTCGGCATTGCCGCCGGGCTGACCGTAATCTGGTACACCGCGATGTTCAGCGTATTGAGCTTCCTGCAGGGACCGATGCGGGTGGATGAGACGACGGCGCAGCTGATCGTCGGCGCGGGCGCGCTGTGCGGCCTGTTCTGGTTCATCTTTTTCGGCCGCCTGTCTGATCGGGTGGGGCGAAAGGCGCCGATCGTCACCGGTTATGCCGCCACGCTGATCCTGTTGTTCCCGATTTTCTGGACAATCGGCCATGCCGCCAATCCCGGCCTTGCCTATGCCGCCGACCGCGCGCCGGTGGTGGTGACGGGTCCGGCATGCGGGTTCGACCCGTTTGCAGCGACACAGAAGGATGCGTGCGGCCGCATCCTCGACCATCTGTCGAAACGGGGGGTCAGCTACACCACGGTGCGGGCACCGGCCGTGACGATGGCGGTGGGCGGTATTCCCGTCGGATCGCTGGAGCCGGCCGCGATCGACGCGGCGCTGGAACATGCCGGATACCGGCTGGACCGGGTGGTGCCGTCGCCGCGCAATATCGGCATCATCCTGATCGCAATCCTGGCGCTGTCCATGCTGGCCGGGGCGACGTTCGGCCCGGTCGCGGCCCTGTTGTCAGAGATGTTTCCGCCGCGCATCCGATATTCGTCCATGTCGATCCCCTATCATATCGGCACGGGGTATTTCGGCGGATTCCTGCCGTTTATCAGCGCGTACATGGTTGCCCGGTCGGGCAATCCCTATGCCGGGTTGTGGTACACCATCGCCGTCGTGGCGATGGCACTGCTCGTCTCGCTCTGGGGCCTGAAAAGCGGTCGACCGGAGCCGCTGAAGGATTGA
- a CDS encoding cell wall hydrolase, with product MIQRRWPVLQSRGVLAAILVSMIGAGFSGHAGYVSMKQATPPAPPERLPSGYEADDHFPGAALLLSIEDGDAIAPGVTGTIALPDLPIPAQDPGALAALAGDGTVRPAPPFILTGSESDRARALQCLTTAIYYEAANEPADGQAAVAQVILNRVRHPAFPNTVCGVVYQGSERAGCQFSFACDGAMARRPVASAWDRARRTAQRALDGHVMAAVGHATHYHTYAVKPYWASSLVMTGVFGAHFFHRWKGYWGTPGAFRSSYAGGEPVPGPHRPVALTVMADLSVAPLATPAPATAPAATTAVAPPAPPPAADLQGIQPRWSQSGSAIGAPAPLASPATAPPPADDQILPRWRDSGKPIR from the coding sequence GTGATCCAGCGGCGTTGGCCTGTCCTGCAATCGCGCGGCGTGCTGGCCGCGATCCTGGTGTCGATGATCGGCGCCGGGTTTTCGGGCCATGCCGGCTATGTTTCGATGAAGCAGGCGACGCCGCCCGCCCCGCCCGAACGCCTGCCCAGCGGGTATGAGGCGGACGATCATTTTCCCGGCGCGGCGCTGCTCTTGTCGATCGAGGATGGCGATGCGATCGCCCCCGGCGTCACCGGCACCATCGCCCTGCCCGATCTGCCCATTCCGGCACAGGATCCGGGCGCGCTCGCCGCATTGGCCGGCGACGGCACCGTGCGGCCCGCCCCGCCCTTCATCCTGACGGGCAGCGAATCCGACCGGGCCCGCGCGCTGCAATGCCTGACCACCGCCATCTATTACGAGGCGGCGAACGAACCCGCCGACGGACAGGCCGCCGTGGCTCAGGTGATCCTGAACCGGGTGCGCCATCCCGCCTTTCCGAACACGGTGTGCGGCGTGGTGTATCAGGGGTCGGAACGCGCCGGATGCCAGTTCAGCTTTGCCTGCGACGGGGCCATGGCGCGCCGCCCGGTCGCATCGGCATGGGACCGCGCCCGCCGCACGGCACAGCGGGCACTGGACGGCCATGTCATGGCGGCGGTCGGCCACGCCACGCATTACCACACCTATGCCGTCAAACCCTATTGGGCGAGCAGTCTGGTGATGACCGGCGTGTTCGGCGCGCACTTCTTTCATCGGTGGAAGGGGTATTGGGGCACGCCCGGTGCTTTCCGAAGCAGCTATGCCGGCGGCGAACCGGTGCCGGGGCCGCATCGGCCGGTGGCACTGACCGTGATGGCGGACCTCAGTGTCGCCCCGCTGGCAACTCCGGCACCCGCCACTGCGCCGGCCGCCACGACCGCGGTGGCACCGCCCGCCCCGCCGCCCGCTGCGGATCTTCAGGGGATACAGCCGCGCTGGTCGCAATCGGGCAGTGCGATCGGCGCGCCCGCCCCGTTAGCCAGCCCGGCGACCGCGCCGCCCCCGGCGGATGATCAGATCCTGCCCCGCTGGCGCGACAGCGGAAAGCCGATCCGCTGA
- a CDS encoding aspartyl protease family protein yields MRLIFALALLFLAIAPARAQDSGWIDFQRTPGNQIAFEMTVAGHPVTALLDTGASHSVIDQRFAAHIGLPLGAAGRANAIGGTVPIRWSRPLPVVIGTQALARQRLAVLPLPASASGNGAPVHMILGADILGRHALDLDFAARRFRLLPSGRLTFPGLIAPLRAGYVADLALADTRLGAVLMDTGDGAALTLTQAAWAAGGFRHDGLSTTIGWGAGGRVATGLAIIDRIDLAGQAVRQIEARIEPEGGYTASRGLTGRIGAGLMQRYRLLLDPGAGRMVLAQTEPDTSPLRSTSGLLLGRTGERLTVLHVMRGSPAERSGFRADDAICSIDGAGAQRADLSVLAGMPGRSLSIGLCDGGERQLVLSRFY; encoded by the coding sequence ATGCGGCTGATCTTTGCCCTTGCCCTGCTGTTCCTTGCCATTGCGCCCGCCCGTGCGCAGGACAGCGGCTGGATCGATTTTCAGCGCACGCCCGGCAACCAGATCGCCTTTGAAATGACCGTGGCCGGGCATCCGGTCACTGCGCTGCTCGATACCGGGGCCAGCCACAGCGTGATCGATCAGCGGTTCGCCGCGCACATCGGCCTGCCGCTTGGCGCAGCGGGCCGGGCAAACGCGATTGGCGGCACCGTGCCGATCCGGTGGAGCCGGCCGCTGCCCGTTGTCATCGGCACGCAGGCGCTGGCCCGTCAACGGCTGGCCGTGCTGCCCCTGCCCGCCAGTGCCAGCGGCAATGGCGCGCCGGTCCACATGATCCTGGGCGCCGATATTCTGGGCCGCCATGCGCTTGACCTCGATTTTGCTGCCCGGCGGTTCCGCCTGCTACCCAGCGGGCGGCTGACCTTTCCCGGCCTGATCGCGCCGCTGCGCGCGGGTTATGTCGCCGATCTGGCGCTGGCCGACACCCGGCTTGGCGCGGTGCTGATGGATACCGGCGATGGCGCGGCGCTGACGCTCACTCAGGCGGCGTGGGCGGCGGGCGGCTTTCGCCATGACGGCCTGTCGACGACCATCGGATGGGGCGCGGGCGGGCGCGTGGCGACGGGCCTCGCCATCATCGACCGCATCGACCTTGCCGGACAGGCCGTCCGCCAGATCGAGGCGCGGATCGAGCCGGAGGGCGGCTATACCGCCAGCCGCGGCCTGACCGGACGGATCGGCGCGGGGCTGATGCAGCGATACCGCCTGCTGCTCGATCCCGGTGCCGGGCGCATGGTGCTGGCGCAGACGGAACCCGACACCAGCCCGCTGCGCTCGACCAGCGGCCTGTTGCTGGGCCGGACGGGCGAGCGGCTGACCGTCCTTCACGTCATGCGCGGCAGCCCGGCGGAACGCAGCGGCTTTCGCGCGGACGATGCAATCTGTTCGATCGACGGCGCGGGGGCGCAGCGCGCCGACCTGTCCGTCCTTGCGGGAATGCCGGGCAGGTCGCTGTCGATCGGCCTGTGCGATGGCGGCGAACGGCAACTGGTGCTCAGCCGCTTTTACTGA
- a CDS encoding Flp family type IVb pilin — protein MMKIRTFLKNKKAATAIEYGLIAALIAVAAIAAMQGLGNELKTTFNNVSSTMAAAN, from the coding sequence ATGATGAAGATTCGCACGTTCCTGAAGAACAAGAAGGCCGCCACCGCCATTGAATACGGCCTGATCGCCGCTCTGATCGCGGTTGCCGCGATCGCCGCGATGCAGGGCCTGGGCAACGAGCTGAAGACCACGTTCAACAACGTGTCCAGCACGATGGCTGCTGCCAACTAA
- a CDS encoding (deoxy)nucleoside triphosphate pyrophosphohydrolase — protein MIDADGRVLVQQRPPGKPMAGLWEFPGGKVEAGETPERALIRELHEELGVTVDHSCLAPAVFASEPLGDRHLLLLVYALRKWSGVPAARHATALAWKRPIELHALEMPPADRPLIGLLELLI, from the coding sequence ATGATCGATGCCGATGGCCGCGTGCTGGTGCAGCAACGCCCGCCGGGCAAGCCGATGGCGGGGTTGTGGGAGTTTCCGGGCGGAAAGGTTGAAGCGGGGGAAACGCCGGAACGGGCGCTGATCCGCGAATTGCACGAGGAACTGGGCGTGACCGTGGATCACAGCTGCCTGGCCCCGGCGGTGTTCGCCAGCGAGCCGCTGGGCGACCGGCATCTGTTGCTGCTGGTCTATGCGCTGCGCAAATGGTCGGGCGTGCCGGCGGCGCGCCATGCGACTGCGCTGGCGTGGAAACGGCCCATCGAGCTTCATGCGCTGGAGATGCCACCGGCGGACCGGCCGCTGATCGGCCTGTTGGAACTGCTGATCTGA
- a CDS encoding glycoside hydrolase family 16 protein, translating into MMVRAAALIALALAPAAAAAGEPLNGYVLAWSDEFDTPGLPDATRWTYDTHRNAQGWYNEEAQYYAASRPENARVEDGKLIIEAHKETLDNARFPDFGGQNYTSARLLSAPTDWLYGHVVTRAKLPCARGTWPAIWMLPVASDAGWPRGGEIDIMEHVGHTPGVIHGSVHTEAFNHIRNTHKTGTVNSADVCSAFHDYSVTWTPDTVEMAMDGQPYFRFDNDGKGDRATWPFDKPFRLILNIAIGGTWGGSKGIDDAAFPQRMEVEYVRYYRRPE; encoded by the coding sequence ATGATGGTACGTGCCGCTGCGCTGATCGCGCTCGCCCTTGCCCCCGCCGCTGCGGCCGCCGGGGAACCGCTCAACGGATATGTCCTCGCATGGTCCGATGAATTCGACACCCCCGGCCTGCCGGATGCAACCCGCTGGACCTATGATACGCATCGCAACGCACAGGGCTGGTATAACGAGGAAGCGCAATATTACGCCGCCAGCCGCCCCGAAAATGCGCGGGTGGAGGACGGCAAGCTGATCATCGAGGCGCACAAGGAGACGCTGGATAACGCCCGTTTCCCCGATTTCGGCGGCCAGAACTATACCTCAGCCCGGCTGCTCAGCGCGCCGACCGACTGGCTCTACGGCCATGTCGTGACGCGGGCCAAATTGCCCTGTGCGCGTGGCACCTGGCCCGCCATCTGGATGCTGCCCGTCGCCAGCGATGCGGGATGGCCGCGCGGGGGCGAAATCGACATCATGGAACATGTCGGCCACACCCCCGGCGTGATTCACGGGTCGGTGCATACCGAAGCGTTCAATCACATCCGCAACACGCACAAGACGGGCACAGTCAATTCCGCCGACGTCTGCTCTGCGTTTCACGATTACAGCGTTACCTGGACACCGGACACGGTCGAAATGGCGATGGACGGCCAGCCCTATTTCCGGTTCGACAATGACGGCAAGGGGGATCGGGCGACCTGGCCGTTCGACAAGCCGTTCCGCCTGATCCTCAACATCGCCATCGGCGGCACCTGGGGCGGCAGCAAGGGAATCGACGATGCCGCCTTTCCGCAACGGATGGAGGTGGAGTATGTCCGCTACTATCGCCGCCCGGAATGA
- a CDS encoding Flp family type IVb pilin, which yields MFANLVKAIRRFARNRRGGTAIEYGLIVSLVVIAIIGALQSLASETTSMWNDVANKVERAR from the coding sequence GTGTTTGCGAACCTTGTCAAAGCGATCCGCCGCTTCGCCAGAAACCGGCGGGGCGGCACTGCAATCGAATATGGCCTGATCGTATCGCTGGTGGTGATCGCCATCATCGGCGCGCTGCAATCGCTGGCCAGCGAAACGACGTCGATGTGGAACGATGTTGCGAACAAGGTCGAACGCGCACGCTGA
- a CDS encoding ATP synthase F1 subunit epsilon, with translation MLHFELVTPEKLLRSEQVHMVVVPGSEGDFGVLEGHAPMMSTIRDGQLAIYRTERGEPEVLPIRGGFAEVNERGLTVLAEQAG, from the coding sequence ATGCTGCACTTCGAACTCGTCACGCCCGAAAAGCTGCTCCGCTCGGAACAGGTCCACATGGTCGTCGTCCCCGGCAGCGAAGGGGATTTCGGCGTGCTGGAAGGGCATGCGCCGATGATGTCGACGATCCGCGACGGCCAGCTTGCCATTTACCGCACCGAACGCGGCGAGCCAGAGGTTCTGCCGATCCGCGGCGGCTTTGCCGAGGTGAACGAGCGCGGCCTGACCGTGCTGGCCGAACAGGCCGGCTGA
- a CDS encoding energy transducer TonB, translating to MRPRRERWIALAGSAAAVGGIIAVLLIGLSVTTGVRIDSALDVFDISVPPPPPPPPEPVPKPAASEREAGAAAPPALKARPKPVTAPPVPPRKPPPLAAPPVAADGTAARAGASERPGPGTGAGGVGSGLGSGGAGDGTGGGAARAKRVRGSISNRDYPPSAYRAGAGGRVIVTLTVAADGRVTGCLIARSSGNAALDEATCSLARKRFRYTPARDASGKPVESQAGYRQDWWLEGQAPPAP from the coding sequence ATGCGGCCCCGGCGGGAACGGTGGATCGCGCTGGCGGGATCGGCAGCGGCGGTCGGCGGGATCATCGCGGTGCTGCTGATCGGACTGAGCGTGACGACGGGCGTTCGGATCGATTCGGCGCTGGATGTTTTCGACATCAGCGTGCCGCCGCCGCCCCCGCCGCCGCCCGAACCGGTCCCAAAGCCGGCGGCGAGCGAGCGGGAAGCCGGCGCGGCTGCTCCCCCGGCACTGAAGGCGCGGCCAAAGCCAGTAACGGCACCGCCGGTTCCGCCGCGCAAGCCGCCGCCGCTGGCCGCCCCGCCGGTTGCGGCCGATGGCACAGCGGCGCGGGCCGGGGCCAGCGAGCGGCCGGGACCGGGCACCGGGGCGGGCGGGGTCGGTAGCGGCCTTGGTAGTGGCGGCGCGGGGGATGGCACGGGCGGCGGCGCGGCGCGGGCAAAGCGGGTGAGGGGGAGCATCAGCAACCGGGATTATCCCCCCAGCGCCTATCGCGCAGGTGCGGGCGGGCGGGTGATCGTGACGTTAACTGTCGCGGCGGACGGACGGGTCACCGGATGCCTGATCGCGCGATCCAGCGGCAATGCCGCGCTGGACGAGGCGACCTGTTCACTGGCGCGCAAGCGGTTCCGCTATACCCCGGCACGCGATGCGTCAGGCAAGCCGGTGGAAAGTCAGGCGGGATACCGGCAGGACTGGTGGCTGGAAGGTCAGGCGCCGCCTGCACCCTGA
- a CDS encoding MFS transporter, translating into MDAPAALPPRRRVSTRISALYGAGAVAYGVKDFCFSTFLLLFYNQVLGLSAAQVGLVIGGALIIDAFVDPAVGFLSDRTRSRWGRRHPWMYGAALPIGLGWLLLWNPPEWSAGALLGWLFVMAVLVRSAVSAYEVPSQALSPELTSDYDDRTRIMAYRYVFGWGGGLGMLILTYGVFLSGPEGVLDRAGYVGFSVAGAALIVGAILISALGTHREIARLPKPPIVRQSLAGYLREMGDSLNNRAFLILMAGGLFYFVAQGVSFGLSNYLYVHVWRMAGSDFTWLGLVLLAGAVAAFAVAPRLGRALGKPKAAMLMLIGAAVLNGTPYWLRLAGMFPEPGDAAMMPTLYLFYFINGACGVSSTILLASMLADVVEHSEARTGRRSEGLFFAGLFFIQKCTSGIGIALVGAILSGIAFPTGAAPGTVPVPVIDQLTIAFAAIYLGLGVTGALCYRAFPFGRKEHDDRIALLAQAMPPQG; encoded by the coding sequence ATGGACGCCCCCGCCGCATTGCCGCCCCGCCGCCGCGTTTCGACCCGTATCAGCGCGCTCTATGGCGCGGGCGCGGTCGCCTATGGCGTCAAGGATTTCTGTTTCTCCACCTTCCTGCTGCTGTTCTACAATCAGGTGCTGGGCCTGTCGGCGGCGCAGGTGGGGCTGGTAATCGGCGGCGCGCTGATCATCGATGCCTTTGTCGATCCGGCAGTGGGGTTCCTGTCCGATCGCACGCGCAGCCGCTGGGGGCGGCGGCATCCATGGATGTATGGCGCCGCGCTGCCGATCGGGCTGGGCTGGCTGCTCCTGTGGAATCCGCCGGAATGGAGCGCCGGTGCGCTGCTCGGCTGGCTGTTCGTCATGGCCGTGCTCGTCCGTTCCGCCGTGTCGGCCTATGAAGTGCCCAGCCAGGCGCTCAGCCCGGAACTGACCTCCGATTATGACGACCGCACCCGCATCATGGCCTATCGCTATGTGTTCGGCTGGGGCGGCGGACTGGGGATGCTGATCCTGACCTATGGCGTGTTCCTGAGCGGGCCGGAGGGGGTGCTGGACCGGGCGGGCTATGTCGGATTTTCCGTTGCCGGGGCCGCGCTGATCGTCGGCGCGATCCTGATTTCCGCGCTGGGCACGCACCGGGAAATCGCCCGGTTGCCCAAGCCGCCGATCGTGCGCCAGTCACTGGCCGGATATCTGCGCGAAATGGGGGACAGCCTGAACAACCGGGCGTTTCTGATCCTGATGGCGGGGGGCCTGTTCTATTTCGTGGCGCAGGGGGTCAGTTTCGGCCTGTCCAATTACCTGTATGTCCATGTGTGGCGCATGGCGGGCAGCGATTTCACCTGGCTGGGGCTGGTCCTGTTGGCCGGCGCGGTCGCCGCGTTCGCGGTTGCGCCCCGGCTGGGGCGGGCGCTGGGCAAGCCCAAGGCGGCGATGCTGATGCTGATCGGGGCGGCGGTGCTGAACGGCACACCCTATTGGTTGCGGCTTGCCGGGATGTTTCCCGAACCGGGCGATGCGGCGATGATGCCGACGCTGTACCTGTTCTATTTCATCAACGGCGCGTGCGGGGTCAGTTCGACCATCCTGCTGGCATCGATGCTGGCCGATGTGGTCGAACATTCCGAAGCGCGCACCGGCCGCCGGTCCGAAGGGCTGTTCTTTGCCGGGCTGTTCTTCATTCAGAAATGCACCAGCGGGATCGGCATTGCGCTGGTCGGGGCGATCCTGTCCGGGATCGCGTTTCCCACCGGGGCCGCGCCGGGCACGGTGCCGGTGCCGGTCATTGACCAGCTGACCATCGCCTTTGCCGCCATCTACCTTGGCCTGGGGGTGACGGGGGCGCTGTGCTATCGCGCATTTCCGTTCGGGCGGAAGGAGCATGACGACCGCATCGCCCTGCTGGCGCAGGCGATGCCGCCACAAGGATGA
- a CDS encoding CpaF family protein, producing MSAFGRRSGPGGGSGTGGRPAFGVARPMQGSPAGSRDMDGAGQFPSIPEPVAPPPASDPFEPAPGSSMANADAMARLAERQSASGDAANSRVEGFESSIHRIKEQVLPRLLERVDPEAAATLGKDELAEEFRPIIGEVLAELKLTLNRREQFALEKVLVDELLGLGPLEELLSDPAISDIMVNGPEQTFVERKGKLELANIQFRDEEHLFQIAQRICNSVGRRVDQTTPLADARLKDGSRVNVIVPPLSLKGTAISIRKFSAKPITLDMMAKGGSMSDKMATALKVAGACRFNIVISGGTGSGKTTMLNALSKMIDPGERVLTIEDAAELRLQQPHWLPLETRPPNLEGVGEVTIRDLVKNALRMRPDRIILGEIRGSECFDLLAAMNTGHDGSMATLHSNSPRECLARMENMVMMSDIKVPKEAISRQIADSVDLIVQVKRLRDGSRRVTNITEVIGMEGPVIVTQELFKFEYLDESADGKIIGEYRSMGLRPYTLDKAKQFGFDQALLEACL from the coding sequence GTGAGCGCATTCGGGCGACGCAGTGGACCAGGCGGAGGCAGCGGCACCGGGGGACGTCCTGCATTCGGCGTCGCACGCCCGATGCAGGGATCGCCCGCCGGTTCACGCGACATGGACGGGGCCGGACAGTTTCCGTCCATTCCCGAACCCGTCGCGCCCCCGCCCGCTTCCGATCCGTTCGAACCCGCCCCCGGCAGCAGCATGGCCAACGCCGATGCCATGGCGCGGCTGGCCGAGCGCCAGTCCGCATCGGGCGATGCCGCCAACAGCCGCGTCGAGGGGTTCGAAAGCTCGATCCACCGCATCAAGGAACAGGTGCTGCCGCGCCTGCTTGAACGCGTCGATCCCGAAGCGGCCGCGACGCTGGGCAAGGATGAACTGGCCGAGGAATTCCGGCCGATCATCGGCGAGGTGCTGGCCGAACTGAAACTGACGCTGAACCGGCGCGAACAGTTCGCGCTGGAAAAGGTGCTGGTCGACGAACTGCTTGGCCTTGGTCCGCTTGAAGAATTGCTGTCCGATCCGGCGATCAGCGACATCATGGTCAATGGCCCCGAACAGACGTTCGTGGAACGCAAGGGCAAGCTGGAGCTGGCCAATATCCAGTTCCGCGACGAGGAACATTTGTTCCAGATCGCGCAGCGCATCTGTAATTCGGTCGGCCGCCGCGTCGATCAGACTACGCCGCTCGCCGACGCCCGCCTGAAGGACGGATCCCGCGTCAACGTCATCGTGCCGCCACTCAGCCTCAAGGGCACGGCCATCTCGATCCGCAAGTTTTCGGCCAAGCCGATCACGCTGGACATGATGGCCAAGGGCGGATCGATGTCGGACAAGATGGCGACCGCGCTCAAGGTAGCGGGTGCCTGCCGCTTCAACATCGTGATTTCCGGCGGTACCGGCTCCGGTAAGACGACGATGCTGAACGCATTGTCCAAGATGATCGATCCGGGCGAGCGCGTGCTGACCATCGAGGACGCGGCCGAACTTCGCCTGCAACAGCCGCACTGGCTGCCGCTCGAAACCCGCCCGCCGAACCTGGAGGGTGTGGGCGAAGTGACCATCCGCGATCTGGTCAAGAACGCGCTGCGTATGCGGCCGGACCGGATCATCCTCGGCGAAATTCGCGGCTCGGAGTGTTTCGACCTCCTGGCCGCAATGAACACCGGCCATGACGGCTCGATGGCGACGCTTCACTCCAACTCCCCGCGCGAATGCCTCGCGCGTATGGAAAACATGGTGATGATGTCGGACATCAAGGTGCCAAAGGAAGCGATCAGCCGCCAGATCGCCGACTCGGTCGACCTGATCGTGCAGGTCAAGCGTCTGCGCGACGGTTCGCGCCGCGTCACCAACATCACCGAAGTGATCGGGATGGAAGGGCCGGTGATCGTCACGCAGGAACTGTTCAAGTTCGAATATCTGGACGAGAGCGCCGACGGCAAGATCATCGGCGAGTATCGCTCCATGGGCCTGCGCCCCTATACGCTGGACAAGGCAAAGCAGTTCGGTTTCGACCAGGCGCTGCTGGAAGCATGCCTCTGA